The window CTAACCCAGGCAATGGCAGCACCATTCCTGCGGTTACCAGCAGTCACTCACAATTTAGCTGGCAGTTGATGTACAGCTATCGCTATTAGTCGACGCGAATCAATGGGCGGGGAACAGTGAACTGTTTCCCGCTTTTTGTTTTTCTGGGATACTGAAACGACGTCTGTAGGCAAAGGTAGTCATGTGAAAAAGCCCATCAAGATCACCAGCGTTGGTGATATCAAAAACGAGCTGCGCAAATATAAGGCCGGCAAAAAACTCGACATTAATCAATTCAATCAGGTAGCGCGTCTGGCGTGGCTGGGAAAAATCGTTCTGCAGCCGTTGGACCCAAGTGATCCCGAATGCAAATCCTGGCTGCTGTATGCCGACTATCCGGAGGCGATGCCTGAGCATGTGCTCGATACCGATCAGGATTTGATTGGTCAGATTCATATTCTGGATGCTTTGCAAGGCCAGGCGCTGGCCAAGGTGTTTGAGCAAGGAATGAAGGAGCGACAAAGTCTGTATCTGGATCTGAAACTGCGCGATTTTTATTTTGATTATTTTTACGAAGGCGATGATGCTGGCGATGAAACCTAACCCATCTGTGCCCACCATCGAAGCGCGTTTGCAAAAACGCCAGATTTTGATGACTACCGACGCGTCGATGATCGCTGCCGTCGAAAAGCTACTGCCGGCCGATTGGCAGTTGACGATTGTGACCGATCTTGAGCAGATTGGTGACTGGAATGATGTGTTGCTCTACCGATTTTTGCTGATGGATTTGAATGAAGTCGATGCGTTTGATCCGATTGATGTCATTCGCCAGATTCGAATGCAATTTCAGATCAATATTCCGGTGTTTTGCTTTGGTGGCGATGCTGACGTTCAGGACGAAATGCGTCTGGCGCGTGCAGACCGTTTTTTTAGTCGCGAGGAAATGCTGCAGATGTTGCCGACGTTTTATCAGCAATACGAGTGGTAATTTGGCGCAGAAACAAAAAAGCCCGCAGCAATTACTGCGGGCTTTTTTTATTACAGAAACGAACAGCAGTAATCGGTAACTTCGCGGATCTTCAACTGGAAGCGGGCGTTGCCGGCAACATTGAACGACTGGCCGCCTTTGATGGTTTTCCACTCGGTTTCGCCGGGCAGCAATACGTCCAGGTCGCCACGATAGATTTCCATCAACTCAGGGGCGTCGGTGCCAAAATCGTATTCGCCGGGCAGCATTATGCCCAGGGTTTTTTTGCTGCCATCAGCAAACGTTAGGGTGCGGCTGGTGACTTTGCCATCAAAATAGATGTTGGCGGCTTGGGTCACGCTGACGTGGTCGAATTTAGACATGATCTACTCTCTTGGGTTATTCACAGTGCAAACTGGCCGGTTTTATAGCACATGGCTGCGGCGGATAGAAGTCGTCTGCGGCGATGATGGATTGCCAACAACCACACTCAAGAACAGGAATAGTGCGCCGATCAATTATTGAACTAATTTTCTGATGGGCGGCTAGGCATGAATGTCGAGTTGGTCAATCCGGTACTAAAAAACGTGGTCGATATGCTGGGTTTGATGGCGCGGTTGGAGCTGGCGCCAGGCAAGCCGCAGCTGAAGAAAGGCGACAAATCCCTGGGCGAGGTCACAGGGATGTTGCGCATCAATGGCGAGGGAATCATGGGGTCGGTGGCGATTTCATTTTCCCGATCGCTGATTTTGGCGCTGTGCCGGCGCATGCTACGGCGTCAACCATCGGCCATTGACCCTTGGGTGCTTGATCTGGCCGGCGAGATTGCCAACATGGTGACTGGCAGCACCAAGGTGCTGCTGGAAGAAAAAGGCTACCGATTGACCATGAGCTTGCCTGAGGTGCTGAATGGTGCTGGGCACGTGATCAAGCATCATGCGCCGATGAAGGTCATCGTCGTGCCGTTTCGCTGCCAGGAAGGTGAGCTGTACGTGGAAATGTGCATTGATTACGACCCGCAGGCCTGTCCGGTGGCCCGCAAGGCGACAACCGGTTAATCAGCTCAGGATGAGCTTTAGTCCCACCGTCAGCGTGACAACTTCGTAAATCCGCTTGATCCATTTGTTGCCTTTGGCAATGGCCAGGTGGGCCCCCAAATAGCCGCCAATCAGCGATCCCAGAATCAGCGCCGGCAACCAATCCCAGGCAATGCTGCCCTGCAATCCCAAGGTCACGGCCCCAGTGCCATTCCAGAATAAACCGACCAGTACCAGCGTATAACTGACGGCGGTTTTGTAATCCAGTCCAAACCAGCGCACTAGCCACAGGGTGACGAACAGGCCGGTGCCTGAGGTCAGCGAGCCGTTGAGCACGCCGATGAAAAACAGCAGCCCGCCACCAATCAGATAGCCGCGCCGGTCGCGATGTTGTGGCTGGCTGTGCTGACCGAGATTGGGTTTGAAAATCGAATACAGCCCCAGGCTGATGGTCAGCACGCCCAGCGCCACCTGGGCGACATGGTCAGGAATGCTGAGGATGATGTTGGCACCAAGGATCACGCCGGGCAGGCCGCTGGCCAGAATCAGCGAAGCAAATTTCCAGTCCAGGGGTTTTTCCCGCAGGTTGCGCACGGTGGCGCCAATGCCGAGAAACACACTGGCGACTTTGTGGGTGGCCAGCGCCAGGCTGAATGGCAGGCCGAGGAAAATCAGCGCAGGCAGCTGAATCAGACCGGCACCGCCGCCGGCAAACGCCGACAACAGGTTGGCCAGCAGCGAAATCAGAAACAGCAGGATTTGATCAAACCAGGACACGGGCGACGCCTAAAGATGGGGAATGGCAATGGCCACGGCTCGCAGTGAGATGAGCCGTGGCACAGAGCAGAACAATTATGCGGGTTCGATCTGGCTGGCGAACAGGGTTTCGGACAATAGCAGCCACTGTTGTTCCCAGTGTTCGGTGGGGCGCTTGCTAAAGCCGCTGCGGGCAAACTGGCTGATCCGACCCTCAACCGTGGCCAGCATCAGGTTGGCGGCGGCATTGATCGGGAAATTGTCCGGCAACTCGTTGCGCATACTGCCTTCACGCAATATTTGCTTGAGCTGGGTGTCCAGGCGCTCGTAGAACTGGTTGATGCGACCACGCAGACGTTCGTGTTCACCGACCAGTGCGTCACCCAGCAGGATGCGGGTGATGCCCGGGTTGCGCTCGGAGAAACCCAACAGCAGTTTCAGCAAGGCAGCACTGCGGTTTTGTGCATCGGCGTGGTCGGCCTGGATGCGATTGATCAGACTGAAAACCGTGTCTTCGGTGAATTCAATTAGGCCCTCAAACATCTTGGCCTTGCTGGGAAAGTGACGATAGAGAGCGGCTTCGGAAATGCCCACGGCCTTGGCCAGACTGGCGGTGGTGATGCGCGTGCCCGGATTGGTTTCCAGCTCGCGCGCCAGGGCTTCGAGAATTTCCTGTTTGCGCGACGATTTCGCTTTGTTAGTACTCACTGCGTCTACTCCGTTTACGTTTAGCTGCGGATTAATGTACCGATGCCTTCGTCCGTGAAGATCTCGAGCATTACGGCATGTTTTACTCGGCCGTCAATTATGTGGGCGGTGTGAGCGCCTTCTTGTACGGCTTTGAGGGCGCTGTCGATTTTGGGCAGCATTCCCCCATAGATAGTACCGTCTTGTATCAGTTCGTCCACCATTTTGGAACTCAGACCGGTCAGCAGATTGTTGTTTTTATCCAGCAGACCGGGAATGTTGGTCAACAGAATCAGCTTTTCGGCCTTCAATGCTGCAGCCAATGCACCGGCCACCAGATCGGCGTTGATGTTGTACGCTTCGCCGTTCTCGCCCACGCCCACCGGCGCAACCACCGGGATGAAATCGTTGGCCACCAGACGTTCGATCAGGGTGGTGTCGATGCGGCTGACCTCACCGACGTGACCGATGTCGATAATTTCGGAGGCATTCAATTCAGGCGAGTTGTTTTTCAGCGTGAGTTTTTTCGCGCGGATCATGTTGCCGTCTTTACCGGTCAGGCCCACGGCTTTGCCGCCATGGGTGTTGATCATGCCGACAATTTCCTTGTTGACCAGACCGCCCAAAACCATTTGCACCACGTCCATGGTTTCGGCGTCGGTGACGCGCATGCCCTGGATGAATTCGCTTTCTTTGCCGATGCGCTTGAGCAGATTGCCGATCTGCGGACCACCGCCATGCACCACCACGGGATTAATGCCAACGGCTTTCATCAGTACGATGTCACGGGCAAAACTGGTTTTTAATTCCTCGTCTATCATGGCGTTGCCGCCGTATTTGATGACGAAGGTCTTACCGGCAAAACGCTGCAGGTAAGGCAGGGCCTCAAC of the Gammaproteobacteria bacterium genome contains:
- a CDS encoding pyrimidine/purine nucleoside phosphorylase, which translates into the protein MSKFDHVSVTQAANIYFDGKVTSRTLTFADGSKKTLGIMLPGEYDFGTDAPELMEIYRGDLDVLLPGETEWKTIKGGQSFNVAGNARFQLKIREVTDYCCSFL
- a CDS encoding chemotaxis protein CheX, with the protein product MNVELVNPVLKNVVDMLGLMARLELAPGKPQLKKGDKSLGEVTGMLRINGEGIMGSVAISFSRSLILALCRRMLRRQPSAIDPWVLDLAGEIANMVTGSTKVLLEEKGYRLTMSLPEVLNGAGHVIKHHAPMKVIVVPFRCQEGELYVEMCIDYDPQACPVARKATTG
- a CDS encoding sulfite exporter TauE/SafE family protein; translation: MSWFDQILLFLISLLANLLSAFAGGGAGLIQLPALIFLGLPFSLALATHKVASVFLGIGATVRNLREKPLDWKFASLILASGLPGVILGANIILSIPDHVAQVALGVLTISLGLYSIFKPNLGQHSQPQHRDRRGYLIGGGLLFFIGVLNGSLTSGTGLFVTLWLVRWFGLDYKTAVSYTLVLVGLFWNGTGAVTLGLQGSIAWDWLPALILGSLIGGYLGAHLAIAKGNKWIKRIYEVVTLTVGLKLILS
- the slmA gene encoding nucleoid occlusion factor SlmA; this encodes MSTNKAKSSRKQEILEALARELETNPGTRITTASLAKAVGISEAALYRHFPSKAKMFEGLIEFTEDTVFSLINRIQADHADAQNRSAALLKLLLGFSERNPGITRILLGDALVGEHERLRGRINQFYERLDTQLKQILREGSMRNELPDNFPINAAANLMLATVEGRISQFARSGFSKRPTEHWEQQWLLLSETLFASQIEPA
- the argB gene encoding acetylglutamate kinase; translation: MSLDANSAMNIAKVLVEALPYLQRFAGKTFVIKYGGNAMIDEELKTSFARDIVLMKAVGINPVVVHGGGPQIGNLLKRIGKESEFIQGMRVTDAETMDVVQMVLGGLVNKEIVGMINTHGGKAVGLTGKDGNMIRAKKLTLKNNSPELNASEIIDIGHVGEVSRIDTTLIERLVANDFIPVVAPVGVGENGEAYNINADLVAGALAAALKAEKLILLTNIPGLLDKNNNLLTGLSSKMVDELIQDGTIYGGMLPKIDSALKAVQEGAHTAHIIDGRVKHAVMLEIFTDEGIGTLIRS